In Flavobacterium enshiense, the genomic stretch GAATCAAAGTATATTTGTAGCACTTTTAAAACAGACAATACATTTTAGATAATGAAAGATTTATTAAAGAAATTCGAAAATAAAGAACCTGAAGTAGTGTTTCACTGGAAAGATGCAGAAACGGATGCAGAAGGTTGGACAGTTATTAATTCACTTCGCGGCGGTGCTGCCGGTGGAGGAACCCGAATGCGTAAAGGTTTGGATATGAATGAAGTGCTTTCTTTGGCAAAAACAATGGAAGTGAAGTTTTCGGTTTCAGGGCCTGCAATCGGCGGAGCGAAATCCGGGATTAATTTTGATCCGAACGATCCGAGAAAAAAAGAAGTATTACAGCGCTGGTATAAAGCGGTATCGCCTTTATTGAAAAGCTACTACGGAACCGGAGGTGATTTGAACGTGGATGAAATTCACGAAGTAATACCGATGACCGAAGCTTGTGGTGTTTGGCATCCGCAGGAGGGTGTTTTTAACGGACATTTCAAACCGACAGAAGCTGACAAAATCAACCGTATCGGTCAATTGCGTCAAGGTGTGGTGAAGGTGATTGAAAACACAACTTTCTCTCCAGACATTGCTAAAAAATATACAGTAGCAGATATGATTACCGGTTATGGGGTGGCTCAGGCTGTACGTCATTTTTACGATATCTACGGAGGTAATGTTGCCGGAAAAAGAGCTATCGTTCAGGGTTTCGGTAATGTTGGATCTGCA encodes the following:
- a CDS encoding Glu/Leu/Phe/Val dehydrogenase dimerization domain-containing protein, translating into MKDLLKKFENKEPEVVFHWKDAETDAEGWTVINSLRGGAAGGGTRMRKGLDMNEVLSLAKTMEVKFSVSGPAIGGAKSGINFDPNDPRKKEVLQRWYKAVSPLLKSYYGTGGDLNVDEIHEVIPMTEACGVWHPQEGVFNGHFKPTEADKINRIGQLRQGVVKVIENTTFSPDIAKKYTVADMITGYGVAQAVRHFYDIYGGNVAGKRAIVQGFGNVGSAAAFYLAEMGAKVVGIIDRDGGLINENGFSFEEIRTLFLNKNGNTLVADNMIPFAEINEKIWSVGAEIFAPCAASRLVTKAQVDSMAAAGLEVISCGANVPFADKEIFFGPIMEEVDSKVSLIPDFISNCGMARVFAYFMEKKVTMTDESIFNDTSDIIKKAIQKTYDVSSDKKNISARAFEIALKQLV